GACGGGACGAGTTTTACACATAGCCTTTAATGGTACCAATTTTGTTAAGGTGAAACCATCTCGCTCTGACATATCAATCTTCCCATCACCTGTAAGTTTCCAATCAAAGCATTGAACCAATAATGCCAAAGTCATGCTAATTGCACGCATAGCCAAGGCTTCTCCCGGACATGCCCTTCTTCCCATCCCAAACGCAATCAACTTCTCCGACTCTCCTTTTTTGTCGAACCTCTCGGGTTTGAAAGTCGTGGCTTCACTCCATGTTTCAGGGTCTCTATGAATGGCCCAAGCATTGATCAATATTATGGTGTCTCGTGGTACTTTGTATCCTCCAATAACACACTCGTCTAAAGTCGAGTGGGGTAATAACAAAGGAGCAGGAGTGTATAAGCGAAGAGTTTCGTTGATGACATTTTTAAGGTAAGTGAGTTTTGGAAGATCTGATTCATCTACCAAACGATCTTGGCCAACATGAGTATCTAATTCATCTCTCACCTTCTGCAATACTTCTGGGTAGTTCAAAATGTTAGACATCGACCACTCTAAAGTTATAGCCGACGAGTCGGTTCCAGCAAGAAGCATGCCCTACAATTTCAATCCATTTTGATAAGTTTTATTTCAAGTAAAATACATTAATAGTAAAGTTTAATTAACACATATTAATGTTAGAGTTAAACAATTTTACTCAGTATCCAACTAGATCATATCACATCACACAATtactttcaaaatatttttacaaaagtgAGGTGATGAAACAAATTTGGATTTAGATTCTATGCGATCAAAAGTTCTATGTTCActtacatttaatttattttaaagttcaaTTTTACTATTACCACCTATTATACTCTCTTTCTCCATTCTCATAGCATTTTTGCACTAAATGTAGGTGaatatgaaatttttgaatGTATAGAGaatcaaaatccaacaaatttgTATGTTTTCATTGATCAATAactagtactagtagtagtaaaacattaataattttatttataacttaCCAAAGCGAGGCCTTTGATGATTTGATCGGTGTAGTACTCTGGTTGCGATTCTTGCATATTTAGAAGATGATCTATCATAGTATTTGTACGCTCCTTCTTGTTTCGTTGCTCGTCAAGGAGTCCTTTCAAGAACTCGTCACATTTTTCTCCAATATGTTTTACTCTCTTCTCCAAGTTTTCAAAATCAAGAAACTTAAGAAATGGCATGAAATCAGTCTTATTGTTTGCTCCTGATAATTGCAATAGTTGAGATACCATATCCCTAAATTGACTTGCTTCTTGAAGATCAGACATGTCACAATCTTCTCCATAGTACCTCTTTCCAGAGATCATTCTCATGATGTTGTTAAACGTCATATCGAAGAATCGGGAACTGAGTTCCacttctgcaaaattagtagaTGAATCTTCAGCCAACTTGGTGATCAACCTTTGAGTCTCGTCCTTTCGGATTCCAGCAAAATTGTTGATCCGGTGGTTTGAAAGGACGTCAAGAGCAGTAATACGACGAAGGTTACGCCAGTGTTCACCGTAGTCTGTAGATCCTAAGGTTGTATAGTTGTAGAAAATGTATTTTCCTGATAAAAATTTTGGTCTATTTGCTAGGACAACGTCGTTTTTAGTAAAACATTGTTGGAATTCAGATAGAGAAGATACGACAACGACAAGACGTGATCCAAACCAAAGAGAAATCACGTTGCCGTACTTCTTGGCGAGTCCTTTAAAGGTACGATGGAGGGGGCGTTTGAGATGGTGGAGATCACCTATTATGGGAAGAGAGTTTGGCCCTGGTGGGAGgtttttgaattttcttgatTGGAACAAAAGTCTcatgatgaaaaatattgaaaGATAAAAGAGAGagtagaagaaaaaggaaaggatcCCCATTGTTGAGTTTGTTAATTATTGTTTGGTTTTGGTTATTGATGAATGAGTGAGTGAGTAGTGATATAGCAAATGAAGTTTGTTGGTATTTATAGAAACTGAACATAGAGTACGTAGTAGCTAGGCCAGCACTATGGAGACTAGTATTTGGGGGCTGCTTAGCACCACTAGGTGTAGTTGCCATCAGTACGAGGGAGGGAGTTGCCACGAAATTCCAATCCACGACTTCAATTATGGCTAGAtcaattttccttttatttatccctgattattatttatttatttgtttatttagtaACACCtgattattttagtttttttgttaaatagtttaaaactagaatttcaccttttaagatgaataagtaagAGTATCTGAGTTTGAATCTCGGTTCTGCATATTAAAGATAATGTTTCTACTAACTAGGTTATACTCACATTAATATAtctgattattttaattttttgttaaatagtttAGTGACTAGAACTTCACACCTTTTAAGGGTGAACACCGGTATACATAATTATGTGGATATGTATCGGTACGCAGTTTAAATGGATGATTGTGATTGGTCCACAAAtagtattaatatataaaaaaaaatcaataaatattattCGTAAACCAATCATAATCATTCACCTCAACAAATGTACCGGtgtatccacataatatgtatacCGAAAAATTCCTCTTAAAATATATAAGTGAGAGCATCAAAATTTGAATAATATACACGTACAGTACTTATTTGAATCGATCCTGCATTATGCACGTATAATTGTGCATGGCtggttatatattttattttgttggcCCCATTTGCATAGGCAGAGAAGATAACATTGCTACAATTATTTTATGGCATTGTGTTTTGCaaagattttatttcttttgtaatTTAAGGTATTTTTGCATTCATGTTTAATTGTAAGAACTAATTACTCAATGTAATTGATATTTATTTGAGAACATGAGATCACTTGACATACATAGATTTAATGCTTAACTAATTATTAAAAGATTTAAACATCAATGGAATTTTCTCAAACAATTTTGTCGTACAACTATGCGTGGAATTTTCTCATACTTTCcgtagaaaagaaaaaaaaaaaattctacgaCGACTATGATATCACAAAATTTCTGGTGTTCCAAATCCAAACTAATTTCTATTCAACAATAGGTGTAATAATAATAGACAAAGTACTAATAATTCGTagacattattttattattttttgaacagCAAATATTGATATATATTAAAAGGTGGCCAGAAAAACTTCGTAGAAATTATTAGTTGCTGTTTTTTGACCAAAATCGAGATTGAAGAATTTCCAGATTTTCCAGATAGTGTTAGGCGGACaaatatttaagtttttaatttagTTGTTTATAATTAGTGTAATATTTTCTGAAGAATTCTTTGGTACCTTCTTGGAGTTAGTTAATTTATCACAACTCATTATTTACATATTTAGTGAATTTTTGGTTTTCATTTGAAATGCACACACATACTAAAGTATAAGGATCGTAGTTTAAACTCCGATTATGGTAAATATTTTGAAAGGAAAGATTGTCAAAGTATCTTCGAACCCCGACAA
This portion of the Trifolium pratense cultivar HEN17-A07 linkage group LG3, ARS_RC_1.1, whole genome shotgun sequence genome encodes:
- the LOC123917341 gene encoding isoflavone 2'-hydroxylase-like, translating into MGILSFFFYSLFYLSIFFIMRLLFQSRKFKNLPPGPNSLPIIGDLHHLKRPLHRTFKGLAKKYGNVISLWFGSRLVVVVSSLSEFQQCFTKNDVVLANRPKFLSGKYIFYNYTTLGSTDYGEHWRNLRRITALDVLSNHRINNFAGIRKDETQRLITKLAEDSSTNFAEVELSSRFFDMTFNNIMRMISGKRYYGEDCDMSDLQEASQFRDMVSQLLQLSGANNKTDFMPFLKFLDFENLEKRVKHIGEKCDEFLKGLLDEQRNKKERTNTMIDHLLNMQESQPEYYTDQIIKGLALGMLLAGTDSSAITLEWSMSNILNYPEVLQKVRDELDTHVGQDRLVDESDLPKLTYLKNVINETLRLYTPAPLLLPHSTLDECVIGGYKVPRDTIILINAWAIHRDPETWSEATTFKPERFDKKGESEKLIAFGMGRRACPGEALAMRAISMTLALLVQCFDWKLTGDGKIDMSERDGFTLTKLVPLKAMCKTRPVINKLLKY